Proteins encoded in a region of the Elizabethkingia bruuniana genome:
- a CDS encoding PL29 family lyase N-terminal domain-containing protein has translation MNTKFIFSIWIFLLLSVTACQRTDFDEIMRKQQQQQDQLDSQAARIAALEAAVKLMNTDITALKAITSALQQNISIVSYKATSTGYTLTMSNGTTINLSNGKDGSNGTNGTNGTNGKDGVNAPAIGVKQDTDGLYYWTLGGNFIIQNGNKLPVTGKDGQNGSNGITPLLQVNTTANQWMISYDNGNSWQIVRDASGNPVPATGPSGPTGPTGPQGPSGIPGFSIEEGDGIITVTYLGNSYTLVKAQWQISSGNWHTLFVSPEGNLYGTGQNSYGQLGLGDNNNRSTPVFIMNNVQAVAANGLHSLILKRDGTLWATGYNYDGQLGTGNNTNLNTPALITNNVKAIAAGINSSYAIKNDGSLWATGNNQFGQLGIGNQQYRNVMTMVTNNVAAVSATYGHTLILKADGSVYGTGANSSYQLGLSDTSNQLTPAFITGNVKAVAAGYQTYSVILKKDNTVWATGANLVGQLGTGNNTPLNQFVQVADQVKAISLGTSHTMILKTNNTLWITGSNIYGQLGIGSTINSNQFSQVTDKVALINAGAQHSVIMKTDGSFWAAGYNDSGQLGLGTTGSNITSFTKVNMP, from the coding sequence ATGAACACTAAATTTATTTTCTCTATATGGATATTTCTATTGCTATCAGTTACTGCCTGCCAGCGGACTGATTTTGATGAGATCATGCGGAAACAACAGCAACAACAAGATCAATTAGATAGCCAGGCGGCACGTATAGCAGCTTTGGAAGCTGCAGTAAAACTAATGAATACTGATATTACGGCATTAAAAGCAATCACCTCCGCGTTACAGCAAAACATAAGTATTGTATCCTATAAAGCTACCTCTACAGGGTACACACTTACCATGAGTAATGGTACCACAATTAACCTAAGTAATGGGAAAGACGGAAGCAATGGAACCAACGGTACGAATGGTACAAATGGAAAAGATGGCGTTAACGCTCCTGCTATTGGGGTAAAACAAGATACTGACGGCTTGTACTACTGGACTTTGGGCGGAAATTTTATAATACAAAACGGCAATAAATTACCTGTAACCGGTAAAGACGGACAAAACGGTTCCAATGGCATAACACCTTTATTACAAGTGAATACTACAGCCAATCAATGGATGATAAGTTACGACAATGGAAACAGCTGGCAAATTGTTCGAGATGCTTCAGGAAATCCGGTTCCTGCAACCGGACCATCCGGTCCGACTGGTCCGACAGGCCCACAAGGTCCATCGGGCATACCAGGCTTCAGTATTGAAGAAGGTGATGGTATAATAACGGTTACCTATCTGGGAAACAGCTATACATTGGTAAAAGCACAATGGCAAATTTCCTCTGGAAACTGGCATACCTTATTCGTAAGTCCGGAAGGTAATCTGTATGGTACGGGCCAAAATAGCTATGGACAATTAGGACTCGGCGACAACAATAATCGAAGTACTCCTGTATTTATAATGAATAATGTACAGGCAGTAGCTGCAAACGGTTTACATTCCTTAATACTAAAAAGAGATGGCACATTGTGGGCTACAGGTTATAATTATGATGGCCAATTGGGTACTGGGAATAATACTAATCTAAATACACCCGCTCTCATAACAAATAACGTCAAAGCCATAGCTGCAGGTATCAATTCTTCTTATGCTATTAAGAATGATGGGTCTTTATGGGCAACTGGCAATAATCAGTTTGGGCAACTGGGAATTGGAAATCAACAATACCGAAATGTTATGACCATGGTTACCAATAATGTGGCTGCTGTTTCCGCTACTTACGGTCATACGCTTATTCTAAAAGCCGATGGTTCGGTTTATGGAACAGGAGCCAATAGCAGCTATCAGTTAGGATTAAGTGACACCAGTAATCAGCTTACTCCTGCTTTTATTACAGGCAACGTAAAGGCTGTTGCTGCAGGTTACCAAACCTACTCTGTAATTCTAAAAAAAGACAACACTGTTTGGGCAACAGGAGCTAACCTGGTTGGTCAATTGGGTACAGGAAACAATACTCCGCTAAATCAGTTTGTACAGGTTGCTGATCAGGTAAAAGCTATAAGTCTGGGTACAAGCCACACTATGATACTCAAAACAAATAATACTTTATGGATCACAGGATCTAATATCTATGGCCAACTGGGCATAGGAAGTACAATTAATAGTAATCAATTCTCTCAGGTTACCGATAAAGTAGCCTTAATAAATGCAGGCGCACAACACTCTGTTATCATGAAAACAGATGGCAGTTTCTGGGCTGCCGGATATAATGATTCCGGACAATTGGGTCTAGGTACCACAGGTTCTAATATTACAAGTTTTACTAAAGTAAATATGCCGTAA
- a CDS encoding S41 family peptidase has product MKPTFLTLIGIFYAGITFSQVKSTESVSKTEAVADKPAEPFIKEIRDIVKTNSLFRDKLNWNEIDGNIKTLSVGMKTTNDTKPVIDYIISELRKVGDKHSFFMSVAATTNYSSPTKKLEGATSKLLPGDIGYINVPQFGSVNDSAMTVYAQNIQNLIKDLDTKNNIKGWIIDLRKNTGGNMYPMITGLGPLLDKGTLGYFVSNNKKNPWKLMEKGEKMWSNNAYVPNAYKLKKRPERIALLIGGRTASSGEFTLVSFIGQDNTRLFGQPTAGYTTGNRTYVLSNGSSLMLSTSNAADRDKKDHLGAINPDVLVEQSTNKDADIEIASKWILGF; this is encoded by the coding sequence ATGAAACCTACATTTCTTACATTGATTGGGATTTTTTATGCTGGTATAACTTTTTCTCAAGTTAAAAGTACTGAATCAGTAAGTAAAACTGAAGCAGTTGCTGATAAACCAGCAGAGCCTTTTATAAAAGAGATCAGAGATATTGTAAAGACAAATTCTCTTTTTAGAGACAAGCTCAACTGGAATGAGATTGATGGAAATATCAAAACACTTTCGGTTGGAATGAAAACAACAAACGATACAAAGCCAGTAATAGATTATATAATATCTGAACTTAGAAAAGTAGGAGACAAACATTCTTTTTTTATGTCTGTAGCTGCTACAACAAATTATTCCAGTCCGACAAAAAAACTTGAAGGAGCAACCAGTAAATTATTGCCAGGTGATATTGGTTATATTAATGTTCCGCAATTCGGTTCTGTAAATGATTCTGCAATGACTGTCTATGCACAGAATATCCAGAATCTGATCAAAGACCTGGATACTAAAAACAACATAAAAGGCTGGATTATTGACTTAAGAAAAAATACGGGAGGTAATATGTATCCAATGATTACAGGATTGGGGCCGCTTTTAGATAAGGGAACACTTGGCTATTTTGTCAGTAATAATAAAAAGAACCCATGGAAGCTTATGGAAAAAGGAGAGAAGATGTGGAGCAACAATGCTTATGTTCCCAATGCATACAAACTAAAGAAAAGACCTGAGAGAATTGCTTTACTCATAGGAGGAAGAACTGCAAGTAGCGGAGAGTTTACCCTCGTATCTTTCATCGGTCAGGATAATACCAGATTATTCGGACAGCCTACTGCCGGATATACTACAGGAAACAGAACTTATGTATTATCAAATGGCTCATCTTTGATGCTGTCTACTAGTAACGCAGCGGATCGTGATAAAAAAGATCATCTAGGTGCAATCAATCCGGATGTGTTAGTAGAACAGTCTACAAATAAAGATGCAGACATAGAAATTGCCAGTAAATGGATTCTGGGATTTTAA
- a CDS encoding acyl-CoA thioesterase, with the protein MHNTPTTFQFISEPTDVNFGGKVHGGSVMKWIDQVGYACASNWCGSYAVTVYVGGIRFLKPIKIGELIKINAKVIYTGSSSMHIMIDVFSKAVTSKKYEKKTHCIIVFVAVDENGNKIKVPQWKPETEHELQLEDYAKKLMALRTGIEDEMKAFL; encoded by the coding sequence ATGCACAATACACCAACAACTTTTCAGTTTATTTCAGAACCTACAGATGTTAATTTCGGCGGCAAAGTACACGGCGGCAGTGTTATGAAATGGATAGACCAGGTTGGCTATGCCTGTGCCAGTAATTGGTGCGGAAGTTATGCTGTAACGGTATATGTTGGAGGAATTCGCTTTCTGAAACCTATAAAGATTGGTGAACTCATCAAGATTAATGCAAAGGTTATTTATACAGGTTCTTCTAGTATGCATATTATGATTGATGTTTTTTCTAAAGCGGTCACCTCTAAAAAGTATGAAAAGAAGACCCATTGTATCATTGTTTTTGTTGCTGTAGACGAAAACGGCAACAAAATAAAGGTTCCACAATGGAAGCCGGAGACAGAACATGAGCTTCAATTAGAAGATTATGCAAAAAAATTAATGGCGTTACGTACTGGTATTGAGGATGAAATGAAAGCTTTTCTATAA
- the idi gene encoding isopentenyl-diphosphate Delta-isomerase yields the protein MEEKVVLVNPNDDVLGVMEKMQAHQNGLLHRAFSVFLFNQEGKMLLQQRSATKYHSPNKWTNACCSHPRENETYLDGAKRRIHEELGITCELEEKFHFIYKADVGQGLWEHELDHVFIGTYNGEYQLNPDEVSAIRFVTMEELDEQIANKPELFTEWFKIIWDEYRHHL from the coding sequence ATGGAAGAGAAAGTTGTACTTGTAAACCCAAACGATGATGTACTGGGTGTAATGGAAAAGATGCAAGCCCATCAGAACGGGCTATTACACAGGGCCTTTTCAGTGTTCTTGTTTAATCAGGAAGGCAAAATGCTGTTACAGCAAAGAAGTGCAACCAAATACCACTCTCCAAACAAATGGACCAATGCCTGTTGCTCGCACCCTCGTGAAAATGAGACTTATTTAGACGGTGCTAAAAGAAGAATTCATGAAGAATTAGGTATCACCTGTGAACTGGAAGAAAAATTCCATTTTATTTATAAGGCAGATGTAGGACAAGGTTTATGGGAACATGAACTGGACCATGTTTTCATCGGAACTTATAATGGTGAATACCAGTTAAACCCTGATGAAGTTTCTGCTATACGTTTCGTTACCATGGAAGAATTGGATGAACAGATCGCCAATAAGCCGGAACTTTTTACAGAATGGTTTAAAATTATCTGGGACGAATATAGACATCACCTATAA
- a CDS encoding 7TM diverse intracellular signaling domain-containing protein — MKLLLYHKYLGAVLLLLCFCGINQLAYASSAHDTLDITEMDRYPVNNDLYWLQTKEKLSADKAYQLLKNGNGRKLAPDVSINSGVAGNYYWLTFIIKNTSGSQKDLFYKFNYPFLNNVEAYRFTSSGFKRFMKTGAESVFDTRDYPYHDFVFPIRLEVGESAVFLIMAERIGERFSTTPELISNKLFKEEEQRLYIIIGVIVGIMFFNTIINLCLGISLRDRIHYLYAAYVMAALFWVLSSVGVDYQFLFPHYPVIFSLSQFSAGAVTMILMVQLGIAFLELKSNSIKTYYVLNFFKWLLIFSLISKIGLDLLFFEQRQVIKIAGNLYLIAIAGIAISIIWAAILRVRQGFKPGWFYLAAVCFLAGSIFKTCYVILTTNDLSVLVSPPTSIQIGLIIESLIIFAGIIYRYSVLKKEKKELAIKLTSQKLEMTQNIIAAQEEERKRLAQDLHDDLGATLSTLLLHITNRHDIINNPYNERSIEITQKALADLRNISHDLLPKDFSTIGLFQTLKNRTDELNSFALTRFWLNTDGEDEQLNEIQSVILYRIINELINNTIKHAKASQANIDLIIADENVTLIFEDNGIGFNDHNNLKGIGLKNIHSRVAFLGGKINTDHNKQGTTVIIVVPLKNTQ; from the coding sequence ATGAAGTTGTTGCTATATCATAAATATTTAGGTGCTGTTCTTCTGCTTTTATGCTTCTGTGGCATAAATCAGTTAGCTTATGCTTCATCTGCGCATGATACCTTAGATATAACAGAAATGGATAGGTATCCAGTAAATAATGATTTGTATTGGCTACAGACAAAAGAAAAATTATCGGCGGACAAGGCTTACCAGTTGCTAAAAAACGGAAATGGACGAAAGCTTGCTCCTGATGTCAGTATAAATTCCGGAGTAGCTGGGAACTATTACTGGCTGACGTTTATAATAAAAAATACATCTGGATCACAAAAAGATCTTTTTTATAAATTCAATTATCCTTTTCTTAATAATGTAGAAGCATACAGATTTACTTCATCAGGTTTTAAAAGGTTTATGAAAACTGGCGCCGAATCAGTATTTGATACACGGGATTACCCATATCATGATTTTGTTTTTCCTATTAGGTTAGAAGTCGGAGAATCTGCTGTTTTTTTAATTATGGCGGAAAGGATAGGAGAGCGGTTCAGTACAACTCCGGAGCTAATCAGTAATAAACTTTTTAAAGAAGAAGAGCAGCGGTTGTATATTATTATAGGTGTAATTGTAGGTATTATGTTTTTTAATACGATAATCAATTTGTGCCTTGGTATTTCTCTGAGGGACAGAATACATTATTTGTATGCCGCTTATGTAATGGCCGCATTGTTTTGGGTACTTAGTAGCGTCGGAGTGGATTATCAGTTTCTTTTTCCTCATTATCCTGTAATATTTAGTTTATCTCAGTTTTCTGCGGGTGCAGTAACTATGATTTTGATGGTACAATTAGGTATTGCTTTTTTGGAGCTGAAAAGTAACAGCATTAAGACCTATTATGTACTGAATTTCTTTAAATGGCTCTTGATTTTTTCACTGATTTCAAAAATTGGATTGGACTTGTTATTTTTTGAACAGCGACAAGTGATCAAAATTGCAGGTAACTTATATCTGATAGCAATTGCCGGAATTGCTATCTCTATAATATGGGCAGCTATTTTACGGGTAAGACAAGGATTCAAGCCAGGATGGTTTTATCTGGCTGCAGTATGTTTTCTGGCAGGCAGCATTTTCAAAACCTGTTATGTTATTCTTACCACTAATGATTTATCCGTTTTAGTCTCTCCACCGACAAGTATTCAGATAGGTTTAATTATAGAATCACTGATTATTTTTGCAGGTATTATTTACCGATATTCTGTTCTTAAAAAAGAGAAAAAGGAGCTGGCAATAAAATTGACAAGTCAGAAACTTGAGATGACACAAAATATAATTGCTGCTCAGGAAGAAGAACGTAAAAGACTAGCGCAGGATTTACATGATGATTTAGGAGCTACCCTTAGTACTTTATTGCTCCATATTACCAATCGGCATGATATAATAAATAATCCCTATAATGAACGGAGTATTGAAATTACACAGAAAGCATTGGCTGACCTCAGGAATATTTCTCATGATTTATTACCCAAAGATTTTTCGACAATTGGTCTTTTCCAGACTTTAAAGAACAGAACGGATGAACTTAATAGTTTTGCTCTTACACGATTCTGGCTTAATACAGACGGAGAAGATGAACAGTTGAATGAAATACAGTCTGTCATATTGTACAGGATAATAAATGAATTAATTAACAATACAATTAAGCATGCAAAAGCCTCTCAGGCTAATATAGATCTGATAATTGCAGATGAAAATGTAACACTTATTTTTGAAGATAACGGAATAGGCTTTAACGATCACAATAATCTTAAAGGGATTGGATTGAAAAATATACACTCACGTGTAGCTTTTCTGGGAGGAAAAATAAATACCGATCACAACAAACAAGGAACAACCGTAATTATTGTTGTTCCGTTGAAAAACACACAATAA
- a CDS encoding response regulator transcription factor, with protein MNITNVIIADDHVLFADGLEQLVHSLEGFRVTGKVTDGKMLMQKLNTVSADIILMDINMPYLNGIEAAQKVLSLYPKIKIVFISMYYNLQLMNQAKETGATGYIMKDVTAVVLKEAIINAKNGIQTFLPPVAKDTLLNDMMKDQDPFVLHHKLSPREMDIIHLIKEGNSTKQVAALLELSVFTVETHRKNINRKLKVQSTAELVALMHKFNL; from the coding sequence ATGAATATTACAAATGTTATAATAGCAGATGATCATGTTCTTTTTGCCGACGGACTAGAACAGCTTGTGCACTCTCTGGAGGGATTCAGGGTTACGGGGAAAGTGACCGATGGTAAAATGCTTATGCAGAAGCTAAATACAGTTTCTGCAGATATTATTCTGATGGATATTAATATGCCTTATCTCAACGGAATAGAAGCCGCACAAAAAGTTCTGTCTTTGTATCCGAAAATCAAGATTGTATTTATCAGTATGTATTATAATCTTCAGTTGATGAATCAGGCAAAAGAAACCGGAGCTACAGGATATATTATGAAAGATGTTACAGCTGTAGTGTTGAAAGAAGCTATTATAAATGCCAAGAATGGGATTCAGACTTTTTTACCGCCTGTGGCTAAGGACACTTTGCTAAATGATATGATGAAGGATCAGGATCCCTTTGTGTTACATCATAAACTGTCTCCAAGAGAAATGGATATTATACATTTGATAAAAGAAGGAAATTCAACCAAGCAAGTAGCAGCATTGCTTGAATTAAGTGTCTTCACTGTAGAAACCCATAGAAAAAATATTAACAGGAAACTAAAAGTCCAGAGTACAGCCGAACTTGTTGCACTCATGCATAAGTTTAATCTTTAA
- the gcvT gene encoding glycine cleavage system aminomethyltransferase GcvT gives MKRTALFDKHVSLGAKIVPFAGFEMPVQYSGVTEEHFAVREKAGMFDVSHMGQFFIEGPGSKELLQKVTTNNVDALEDGKAQYSCLPNENGGIVDDLIVYKIADEKYFVVVNASNIDKDWDHISKYNTFGAKMTNASDDMSLIAIQGPKATEILQKITDTQLADIPYYNFTIGAVAGVQDVIISNTGYTGSGGFEIYFKNENAVKLWDALTESGEEFGMIPCGLASRDTLRLEKGFCLYGNDIDDTTSPIEAGLGWITKFDKDFVSKEVFAKQKEEGITRKLVGFEMQEKAIPRHDYEVVDAEGNVIGKVTSGTMSPMKKIGVGLAYVAKPHFKLGSDIFIRIRNKDIPAKVVKLPFV, from the coding sequence ATGAAAAGAACAGCACTTTTTGACAAGCATGTTTCTCTTGGTGCCAAGATAGTTCCTTTTGCTGGCTTCGAAATGCCCGTACAGTATTCCGGAGTTACTGAAGAACATTTTGCGGTACGTGAAAAAGCCGGAATGTTTGATGTAAGCCACATGGGACAATTTTTTATTGAAGGACCGGGAAGTAAGGAACTTCTTCAAAAAGTTACCACTAATAATGTAGATGCATTAGAAGATGGTAAAGCACAATATTCTTGTCTTCCGAATGAAAATGGAGGAATTGTAGATGATCTTATTGTATACAAGATTGCTGATGAGAAATATTTTGTTGTAGTAAATGCTTCCAATATTGATAAAGATTGGGATCACATTTCTAAATACAACACTTTTGGTGCTAAGATGACAAATGCATCGGATGATATGTCTCTTATTGCTATTCAGGGACCTAAAGCCACTGAAATTTTACAGAAAATAACAGATACTCAGTTAGCAGACATCCCTTACTACAACTTCACTATTGGTGCTGTAGCAGGTGTTCAGGATGTAATTATTTCCAATACAGGTTATACAGGATCAGGAGGTTTTGAAATTTATTTTAAAAACGAAAATGCTGTGAAATTATGGGATGCATTAACTGAATCCGGAGAAGAATTTGGAATGATTCCTTGCGGATTAGCTTCCAGAGATACATTAAGACTGGAAAAAGGATTCTGTCTGTATGGTAATGATATCGATGACACAACCTCTCCTATCGAAGCTGGCCTTGGCTGGATTACTAAATTCGATAAAGATTTTGTATCTAAAGAAGTTTTTGCAAAACAAAAAGAAGAAGGTATCACCAGAAAGCTTGTTGGCTTCGAAATGCAAGAGAAAGCCATTCCAAGACATGATTATGAAGTAGTAGATGCTGAAGGTAATGTTATTGGTAAAGTAACTTCCGGAACAATGTCCCCAATGAAAAAAATTGGAGTTGGATTAGCTTATGTTGCAAAGCCTCACTTCAAATTAGGATCTGATATTTTCATCAGAATTCGTAATAAAGATATCCCTGCAAAAGTTGTAAAACTTCCTTTTGTATAA
- a CDS encoding efflux RND transporter periplasmic adaptor subunit: MTIKKNTLIAASGLFLLTLNVSCGKGDPKAAAAQQQQKPQPYQFITVEQGPATVYEEFPARLQGKQNIEIRPKIDGFIEDIYIDEGAYVKQGQALFRIRNPQYEQQVRVAEAAIRSAQADVATAQMQVTKTKPLVDKDIISKYELQAAQLALQAKQANLAQAQANLTNAKVNEGYTMISSPVTGYVGTLPYRHGSYVNSATQEPLTTVSNIGSIYAYFSANEKEVLEFLKHATGGSITEKLKNAPNVSLVLSDGSEYKEKGKIESMSGQVDPQTGSFMMRATFPNENGLIRSGYSATLKLPTYLEKVIIIPQKATYEMQGKTFAYIVGADNKVKSTEVKVVRLPDGVSYAVESGLKAGDKVVVEGVGILKDGTEIVPKQTSLTAITPKAN; the protein is encoded by the coding sequence ATGACGATAAAGAAAAATACACTTATCGCAGCATCAGGTTTGTTTTTGTTAACCCTGAATGTTTCTTGCGGTAAAGGAGACCCAAAAGCGGCTGCGGCACAGCAGCAACAAAAACCTCAACCATACCAGTTCATAACAGTGGAGCAAGGGCCAGCGACAGTCTATGAAGAGTTTCCTGCGCGTTTGCAAGGGAAACAAAATATCGAAATACGTCCGAAAATTGACGGATTTATAGAAGATATTTACATAGATGAAGGTGCGTATGTGAAGCAGGGACAGGCCCTCTTCAGAATCCGAAATCCACAGTATGAGCAGCAGGTAAGGGTTGCAGAGGCTGCCATAAGAAGTGCGCAGGCAGATGTTGCTACAGCTCAGATGCAGGTAACGAAGACAAAACCATTGGTAGATAAGGATATCATTTCCAAGTACGAACTTCAGGCTGCTCAGTTGGCATTACAGGCAAAGCAGGCTAACCTTGCACAGGCACAGGCTAATTTAACAAATGCCAAAGTGAATGAAGGTTATACAATGATTTCCAGCCCGGTAACAGGTTATGTCGGAACATTGCCATATCGTCATGGTAGTTATGTAAACAGTGCTACACAGGAGCCGTTAACGACGGTATCTAATATTGGAAGTATTTATGCTTATTTCTCGGCTAACGAAAAAGAAGTATTAGAATTTCTGAAACATGCAACAGGAGGAAGTATTACAGAGAAGCTGAAAAATGCACCTAATGTTAGTTTAGTTTTATCAGATGGTAGTGAATACAAAGAAAAAGGAAAAATCGAATCTATGAGCGGTCAGGTGGATCCTCAGACAGGATCATTTATGATGCGTGCGACTTTTCCAAACGAAAACGGACTTATCCGAAGTGGATACAGTGCTACGCTTAAGCTCCCTACCTATCTGGAAAAAGTAATTATTATTCCACAAAAAGCTACTTACGAAATGCAGGGTAAAACCTTTGCTTATATAGTAGGAGCGGACAACAAAGTAAAATCAACAGAAGTAAAAGTAGTCCGTCTTCCGGATGGTGTAAGCTATGCCGTAGAATCAGGACTTAAGGCTGGTGATAAAGTTGTTGTGGAAGGAGTTGGTATACTGAAAGACGGAACTGAAATTGTTCCTAAACAAACCAGTCTTACCGCTATTACTCCAAAAGCTAACTAA
- a CDS encoding GLPGLI family protein has protein sequence MYIKINILIMFFVSSFFGAQNTSIIYELTYKPSTSSDYIKTKTFFLDIIGSESVFRDDFRRHSDSIINYRGSYGLAYSNNYSDQIYIKKDLKKNKITKYIVSPVSLDKFYIDIDAKLNWRLLSDIQKIGSLECQKAETDYGGRHWVAWFTQEIQLSEGPYIFHGLPGLIIQIEDSNHEYVFKLTKTRKFNSDTNFSVQGAKEINWDTFIKIQQDFYIDPYAFVKAGGYKAVQDDGSGGVKKLDFREATLSTQGFIKKNDNQVEKNRIIKYSK, from the coding sequence ATGTACATCAAAATAAACATATTAATAATGTTTTTTGTGTCTTCTTTTTTTGGGGCGCAAAACACATCAATAATATATGAACTTACGTATAAACCATCAACAAGCAGTGATTATATTAAAACAAAAACTTTTTTTTTAGATATAATTGGTAGTGAATCTGTTTTTAGAGATGATTTCCGAAGACATTCTGATTCGATAATAAATTATAGAGGAAGCTATGGATTAGCATATAGCAATAATTATAGCGATCAGATCTATATAAAAAAGGATCTAAAGAAAAATAAAATTACGAAGTATATTGTTTCTCCAGTTAGTTTAGATAAATTTTACATCGATATTGATGCAAAATTAAATTGGAGGCTTTTATCAGATATTCAAAAAATAGGTAGTCTAGAATGTCAAAAAGCTGAAACAGATTATGGAGGAAGACATTGGGTTGCTTGGTTTACGCAAGAAATTCAACTTTCAGAGGGGCCTTATATTTTTCATGGTTTACCTGGGTTAATAATTCAAATTGAGGATTCAAATCACGAGTATGTATTTAAATTAACAAAAACTCGAAAATTTAATTCTGATACCAATTTTTCAGTACAGGGAGCAAAGGAAATAAACTGGGATACATTTATAAAAATTCAGCAAGATTTTTATATTGATCCTTATGCATTTGTAAAAGCAGGAGGTTATAAAGCTGTTCAAGATGATGGTAGTGGCGGGGTTAAAAAACTGGATTTTAGAGAAGCTACACTTTCTACTCAGGGATTCATAAAGAAAAATGATAATCAAGTAGAGAAAAATAGAATAATAAAATATTCTAAATAA
- a CDS encoding arsenate reductase family protein, translated as MKKVFYLKTCGTCKKIMAEFNLDGWELREIKSAPVTESELAEMYKLTNSYEALFSKKSTQIKAREIDVKNLKEEDFKGLILDHYSFLKRPVFITGKEIFAGSDKSNLEKLRQFFLA; from the coding sequence ATGAAAAAAGTCTTCTACCTGAAAACATGTGGTACGTGTAAGAAAATTATGGCTGAATTCAATCTGGATGGTTGGGAACTTAGAGAAATAAAATCAGCTCCTGTTACGGAATCGGAATTGGCAGAAATGTATAAACTGACTAATTCATATGAAGCACTATTCAGTAAGAAATCGACTCAGATTAAAGCCAGAGAAATAGATGTTAAAAACCTTAAAGAAGAAGACTTTAAAGGATTAATTCTGGACCATTATAGTTTTCTGAAAAGACCAGTATTTATTACGGGTAAAGAAATTTTTGCTGGCAGTGATAAGTCTAATCTGGAGAAGCTGCGCCAGTTCTTTTTGGCTTAG